A single genomic interval of Streptomyces sp. BA2 harbors:
- a CDS encoding phytoene desaturase family protein: MPDAVVIGAGPNGLVAANLLADAGWSVEVLEEQEEPGGAVRSDRGVHPDYVNDLFSAFYPLAAASPVLADLQLQQEGLSWSHAPRVLAHPLPDGRCAVLARGAADTAAGLDAFAAGDGAAWLSLCATWNRVGPDILGALFTPFPPVRSGIRLAAKLRGAGGVRMARTLALPVRRLGEEEFRGEGGRLLLAGNALHADLGPEAAGSGGFGWLMSMLGQTYGFPVPVGGAGALTSALVQRLERYGGVVRCKERVTEVVVRSGRAVGVRTAGGESVPASRAVLADVSAPALFGGLVDARHLPARLLGDLRRFHWDFATFKIDWALSGPVPWTARDAATAGTVHLADGVDGLTRFAAQIAMGQVPDRPFLLFGQMTTADASRSPAGTESAWAYTHVPQRIKGDAGDDSLTGSWDRREQEAMADRMENEVERWAPGFRSRIRSRRLLAPNTLQAMDANLHGGAINGGTASAHQQLVFRPTPGTGRPETPVKGLYLASAAAHPGGGVHGAPGANAARAALRGRTARRFRRG, translated from the coding sequence ATGCCGGACGCGGTGGTCATCGGCGCGGGGCCCAACGGTCTCGTCGCGGCGAACCTGCTCGCCGACGCCGGATGGAGTGTGGAGGTTCTCGAGGAACAGGAGGAGCCGGGCGGTGCGGTCCGCAGCGACCGCGGGGTTCATCCCGACTACGTGAACGACCTCTTCAGCGCCTTCTATCCGCTGGCCGCGGCCTCCCCGGTCCTCGCTGACCTGCAGCTCCAGCAGGAGGGCCTCAGCTGGAGCCACGCTCCCCGCGTCCTGGCGCACCCCCTGCCGGACGGCCGGTGCGCGGTCCTCGCCCGCGGGGCCGCGGACACGGCGGCGGGCCTTGACGCCTTCGCGGCGGGCGACGGGGCCGCCTGGCTCAGCCTCTGCGCCACCTGGAACCGGGTGGGCCCCGACATCCTCGGGGCTCTCTTCACCCCCTTCCCGCCCGTACGGTCCGGGATCCGCCTCGCCGCCAAGCTCCGGGGCGCCGGCGGTGTGCGGATGGCCCGGACCCTGGCGCTGCCGGTCCGGCGCCTCGGCGAGGAGGAGTTCCGCGGCGAGGGCGGCCGGCTGCTGCTCGCGGGCAACGCGCTGCACGCGGACCTCGGCCCGGAAGCGGCCGGCAGCGGAGGCTTCGGCTGGCTGATGTCCATGCTCGGCCAGACGTACGGCTTCCCCGTCCCGGTCGGCGGGGCGGGCGCGCTCACGTCGGCCCTGGTGCAGCGGCTCGAACGGTACGGAGGCGTGGTCCGGTGCAAAGAGCGCGTGACTGAGGTCGTCGTACGCTCCGGGCGCGCTGTCGGTGTGCGCACCGCCGGCGGCGAGAGCGTGCCGGCGTCCCGTGCGGTGCTCGCCGACGTTTCCGCACCGGCGCTGTTCGGCGGCCTGGTCGACGCACGGCACCTGCCGGCGCGGCTCCTCGGGGATCTGCGCCGGTTCCATTGGGACTTCGCGACCTTCAAGATCGACTGGGCGCTGAGCGGCCCGGTGCCGTGGACGGCGCGGGATGCGGCCACGGCGGGGACGGTCCATCTGGCCGACGGCGTCGACGGCCTCACCCGGTTCGCGGCACAGATCGCGATGGGGCAGGTGCCCGACCGTCCCTTCCTGCTCTTTGGGCAGATGACCACCGCCGACGCCTCACGCTCACCGGCGGGCACCGAATCGGCCTGGGCCTACACGCATGTCCCGCAGCGGATCAAGGGCGACGCGGGTGACGACAGCCTGACCGGCTCCTGGGACCGGCGGGAACAGGAAGCGATGGCGGACCGCATGGAGAACGAGGTGGAACGCTGGGCGCCGGGATTCCGCTCCCGCATCAGGTCCCGGCGTCTCCTCGCCCCGAACACCCTCCAGGCCATGGACGCCAACCTGCACGGGGGCGCGATCAACGGCGGCACGGCCTCCGCCCACCAGCAGCTGGTGTTCCGCCCCACCCCGGGCACGGGCCGCCCGGAGACCCCGGTCAAGGGCCTCTACCTCGCGTCGGCCGCCGCTCACCCCGGTGGCGGCGTCCACGGTGCTCCCGGAGCCAACGCCGCCCGCGCCGCGCTGCGGGGCCGGACCGCCCGGCGTTTTCGACGGGGCTGA
- a CDS encoding short-chain dehydrogenase/reductase: MTDRKHVLRGRTAVVTGAARGVGEAVARELAARGAAVALLGLEEESLARVAHELPTPSRHWHVDVTDAEGMARVADEVRERQGPASVVVANAGVAEGGPFVDSDPAVWRRVIDVNVVGSANTARVFLPQLLHTRGYFLQIASLASIGAAPLMSAYCASKAAVESFSHSLRAELAPRGVRVGAAYLGWTDTGMVRGADQHAVLRELRAHMPPAARKVHAPDHVARCLVDAIEQRAATVYVPGWLRALQVVRAGLPPLVSRYARQELTRSEFTSTGLLGPGGRAAGTSTRPR, from the coding sequence GTGACCGACCGGAAGCACGTCCTGCGCGGTCGCACAGCTGTCGTGACCGGCGCCGCACGCGGTGTGGGCGAGGCCGTCGCCAGAGAGCTCGCCGCCCGGGGAGCCGCGGTGGCACTGCTCGGCCTGGAGGAGGAGTCACTCGCCCGTGTCGCCCATGAGCTTCCTACGCCGTCGCGGCACTGGCACGTGGATGTCACCGACGCCGAGGGGATGGCGCGCGTGGCCGACGAGGTACGCGAACGTCAGGGCCCCGCATCGGTCGTCGTCGCCAATGCGGGGGTCGCCGAGGGCGGGCCGTTCGTCGACTCGGATCCCGCCGTCTGGCGACGCGTCATCGACGTCAATGTCGTGGGCAGCGCCAACACCGCGCGGGTCTTCCTGCCCCAACTGCTCCATACCCGCGGCTACTTCCTGCAGATCGCCTCGCTTGCCTCCATCGGCGCCGCACCGCTGATGAGCGCCTACTGCGCCTCCAAAGCGGCCGTGGAGTCCTTCAGCCACTCTTTGCGCGCGGAACTCGCCCCGCGGGGCGTCAGAGTGGGCGCCGCCTATCTGGGCTGGACCGACACGGGCATGGTCCGCGGCGCCGACCAGCACGCCGTGCTGCGCGAACTGCGTGCGCACATGCCTCCGGCGGCCCGCAAGGTCCATGCCCCGGACCACGTGGCCCGCTGTCTGGTGGACGCCATCGAACAGCGGGCGGCCACCGTGTACGTGCCGGGCTGGCTGCGGGCCCTGCAAGTGGTGCGGGCCGGTCTGCCGCCCCTGGTCAGCAGGTACGCACGCCAGGAGCTGACGCGCTCGGAGTTCACGTCCACGGGCCTGCTCGGGCCCGGCGGGCGTGCCGCGGGGACCTCGACGAGGCCCCGCTGA
- a CDS encoding DUF5133 domain-containing protein, which produces MLMADPRILRDLLEQYEALSALHTRNGALEARQRLEDIAYTLCVTTGTREVEAALAAARARLAMADGEPEAPQPV; this is translated from the coding sequence GTGCTGATGGCCGACCCGAGGATACTGCGCGACCTGCTGGAGCAGTACGAGGCCCTGAGTGCGCTGCATACGAGGAACGGCGCCCTTGAGGCCCGCCAAAGGCTCGAGGACATCGCATACACCCTCTGCGTCACCACCGGCACCCGTGAGGTGGAGGCGGCGCTCGCGGCCGCCCGAGCGCGCCTGGCCATGGCTGACGGTGAGCCGGAGGCCCCGCAGCCCGTGTGA
- a CDS encoding SsgA family sporulation/cell division regulator, with translation MDSSLTCPIASHLCVDALDLVIEAELSLTYTTKDPLSVTLTFPPPAAERAPTTWVFSRDLLAAGLRARTGEGDVVIRPNGPHRVLVTLTSPGGRVRGELEREQVEAFVRETYALLPVAEESAALGLDELVAALLSAP, from the coding sequence ATGGACTCCAGCCTCACCTGCCCCATCGCGTCCCACCTGTGCGTGGACGCCCTCGACCTCGTGATCGAAGCCGAGTTGAGCCTCACGTACACCACCAAGGACCCGCTGTCCGTCACCCTCACCTTTCCGCCGCCCGCGGCGGAAAGGGCCCCGACGACCTGGGTGTTCTCCAGGGATCTGCTGGCCGCGGGGCTCCGGGCGCGAACGGGCGAAGGCGATGTCGTGATCCGGCCGAACGGGCCTCACCGGGTGCTGGTGACTCTCACGTCCCCAGGCGGACGCGTCCGGGGGGAACTTGAGCGGGAGCAGGTCGAGGCGTTCGTCCGAGAGACGTACGCTCTGCTGCCCGTCGCCGAGGAGAGCGCGGCGCTGGGCCTGGACGAGCTGGTCGCAGCTCTCCTCTCGGCACCCTGA
- a CDS encoding exopolysaccharide biosynthesis polyprenyl glycosylphosphotransferase → MQQGELVSPLPSERGRLASGAIRRPAIDWEQRYRRTVIVSDTAATAVVVAAIGSFFGARDAANWHEKWGILAFGTELLVLGALAMSRAWAPPTLGQGAEEFRRLGRSLFTAAVVLALGGIALTSRNIKLWIFVAIPAIALITMTERYLLRLWLHKQRKEGQCLRPVLAAGSPATVRDLIARTRKFPHLGWRVEAVCTPDGLGIDGDQLDGVPVVGRLTDVAGHVRRDGYRVVAVTSDPDWSPDGLQRLAWNLEGSDAEMVVAPVLMEVAGPRLHVDAVLGIPLLRVSMPTFSGGRRVVKGVVDRLGAAVLLLLFAPLMMLVGLLVLMDSRGGALYRQRRVGKDGREFTIFKFRTMVVGADAARDALADRNEGAGLLFKLRRDPRVTRVGTVLRRYSLDELPQLFNVLIGSMSLVGPRPPLPEESAAYGPDIRRRLLVKPGLTGLWQISGRSDLPWEEAIRLDLRYVEDWSLALDTVILWKTLRAVLHGQGAY, encoded by the coding sequence GTGCAACAGGGGGAATTAGTCAGCCCGTTACCGTCGGAGCGCGGGCGTCTGGCGAGCGGGGCGATCAGGCGGCCCGCGATCGACTGGGAGCAGCGGTACCGCCGTACCGTGATCGTCAGCGATACCGCGGCCACCGCCGTCGTGGTGGCGGCGATCGGCAGCTTCTTCGGGGCCAGGGACGCGGCCAACTGGCACGAGAAGTGGGGAATTCTCGCCTTCGGCACCGAGCTGCTCGTGCTGGGAGCGCTTGCGATGAGCAGGGCGTGGGCTCCGCCCACGCTCGGCCAGGGCGCCGAGGAATTCCGCCGGCTCGGACGCTCACTGTTCACCGCGGCCGTCGTACTCGCGCTGGGAGGCATCGCCCTCACCTCGCGCAACATCAAGCTCTGGATCTTCGTCGCGATCCCGGCGATCGCGCTCATCACCATGACCGAGCGGTACCTGCTGCGCCTCTGGCTGCACAAACAGCGGAAGGAAGGGCAGTGTCTGCGCCCGGTGCTCGCCGCCGGGAGCCCGGCCACCGTACGCGATCTGATCGCCCGGACCCGCAAGTTCCCGCACCTCGGCTGGCGGGTGGAGGCGGTGTGCACGCCGGACGGTCTCGGGATCGACGGTGACCAACTGGACGGAGTGCCGGTCGTCGGCAGGCTGACGGACGTCGCGGGCCACGTCCGCCGCGACGGCTACCGTGTCGTCGCGGTCACATCGGACCCTGACTGGTCACCGGACGGCCTGCAGCGGCTCGCCTGGAACCTCGAAGGCAGCGATGCCGAGATGGTCGTGGCGCCCGTGCTCATGGAGGTGGCGGGACCGCGGCTGCACGTCGACGCGGTGCTCGGGATCCCGCTGCTCCGGGTCAGTATGCCGACCTTCTCCGGGGGCCGCCGGGTGGTCAAAGGGGTCGTCGACCGGTTGGGCGCGGCGGTCCTGCTGCTGCTGTTCGCGCCGCTGATGATGCTCGTCGGGCTGCTCGTGCTCATGGACAGCCGGGGCGGGGCGCTGTACCGCCAGCGAAGAGTCGGCAAGGACGGCCGCGAGTTCACCATCTTCAAGTTCCGCACCATGGTCGTCGGGGCCGACGCGGCACGTGACGCGCTGGCCGACCGCAACGAGGGCGCGGGCCTGCTGTTCAAGCTCCGCCGGGATCCGCGGGTGACCCGGGTGGGAACGGTGTTGCGCCGGTACTCGCTCGACGAACTCCCGCAGCTATTCAACGTACTCATCGGGTCGATGTCGCTCGTCGGCCCGCGGCCTCCGCTGCCGGAGGAGTCCGCGGCGTACGGCCCGGACATCCGGCGGCGGCTCCTGGTCAAGCCCGGCCTCACCGGGCTGTGGCAGATCAGCGGGCGCAGCGACCTGCCGTGGGAGGAGGCGATCCGGCTCGACCTGCGGTACGTGGAGGACTGGTCGCTCGCCCTGGACACAGTGATCTTGTGGAAGACGCTGCGTGCGGTGCTCCACGGGCAGGGGGCCTACTGA
- a CDS encoding nucleotide sugar dehydrogenase: MRVSVLGLGYVGCVSAACLAGMGHEVIGVDVNQVKVDLVNDGKAPVVEERIGELVAEAVRTGALRATGDVREAVMNSDVSLICVGTPSEPNGSLCTTYLERVTEQIGAALAERAEGAGQGGRHTVVFRSTMLPGTCLNLLVPILEKSAGTAGVDFGVAVSPEFLREGTSVQDFFDPPKTVIGELDPASGDVVAALYDGLPGEVFRVPVPTAEAIKYADNAFHGLKIGFANELGAVCQALGVDSHQVMDVFLADRKLNISPAYLRPGFAFGGSCLPKDLRSLVHAARRADVSVPILSHVLPSNSDHLQRAVDLVERTGKRRAGLFGLSFKPGTDDLRESPLVELAERLFGKGYDLKIYDANVSLSRLLGANREYIETRLPHLAQLLANSVEEVLEHAEVCLVGTRDPDVLSALPHGEGPVIVDLIHLPDAEARRTEPGYIGLAW; the protein is encoded by the coding sequence GTGAGAGTCAGTGTCTTAGGGCTCGGCTACGTGGGCTGTGTGTCGGCCGCGTGCCTGGCCGGGATGGGTCACGAGGTCATCGGGGTCGACGTGAACCAGGTGAAGGTCGACCTGGTCAACGACGGCAAGGCCCCGGTGGTCGAGGAGCGGATCGGCGAGCTCGTCGCCGAGGCCGTGCGGACCGGAGCATTGCGTGCCACCGGCGACGTCCGCGAGGCGGTCATGAACAGCGACGTGTCGCTGATCTGCGTGGGCACGCCGTCGGAGCCCAACGGCAGCCTGTGCACCACGTACTTGGAGCGGGTCACCGAGCAGATCGGCGCCGCGCTCGCCGAGAGGGCCGAGGGGGCCGGGCAAGGGGGCCGGCACACCGTCGTGTTCCGCAGCACCATGCTTCCGGGCACCTGTCTGAACCTGCTGGTACCGATCCTGGAGAAGAGCGCCGGTACGGCAGGGGTGGACTTCGGGGTCGCGGTCAGCCCGGAGTTCCTGCGCGAGGGCACGAGCGTGCAGGACTTCTTCGATCCGCCCAAGACCGTCATCGGCGAGCTCGACCCGGCGAGCGGCGACGTGGTGGCGGCGCTGTACGACGGCCTGCCCGGCGAGGTGTTCCGCGTGCCGGTCCCGACGGCCGAGGCGATCAAGTACGCGGACAACGCGTTCCACGGCCTCAAGATCGGCTTCGCGAACGAGCTGGGCGCGGTGTGCCAGGCGCTCGGGGTGGACTCGCACCAGGTGATGGACGTGTTCCTGGCCGACCGCAAGCTGAACATCAGCCCCGCCTATCTGCGGCCCGGCTTCGCCTTCGGTGGCTCCTGCCTGCCCAAGGACCTGCGCAGCCTGGTCCACGCGGCGCGCCGGGCCGACGTCTCGGTGCCCATCCTCTCCCACGTACTGCCCTCCAACTCCGACCATCTGCAACGCGCGGTGGACCTGGTCGAGCGCACCGGCAAGCGCCGGGCGGGCCTGTTCGGTCTCTCCTTCAAACCCGGTACCGACGACCTCCGCGAGAGCCCGCTCGTCGAGCTGGCGGAGAGACTCTTCGGCAAGGGCTACGACCTGAAGATCTACGACGCCAACGTGAGCCTGTCCCGGCTGCTCGGCGCGAACCGCGAGTACATCGAGACCCGGCTGCCGCACCTCGCGCAGCTCCTCGCGAACTCCGTCGAGGAGGTGCTCGAGCACGCCGAGGTGTGCCTGGTCGGAACCAGGGACCCGGACGTGCTCTCGGCGCTGCCCCATGGCGAGGGTCCGGTGATCGTCGACCTCATCCACCTACCCGACGCGGAGGCGCGCCGGACCGAACCGGGGTACATAGGCCTTGCTTGGTAA
- a CDS encoding glycosyltransferase family 4 protein: MILVENLSVPFDRRVWQECATLRDAGWEVHVICPRGEKRDTESEAVIDGVRIHRYPLRAATGGPAGYLREYGSALWHTVRLARKVGPVDVVHACNPPDLLFLPALWMKRRGARFVFDQHDLVPELYLSRFDRGKDQLYRAVCALERLTYKASDVVLATNESYRDVAVRRGGRRPEDVFVVRSAPDTDRFQPVPPEQELKRGKPHLLCYLGVMGPQDGVDYALRALAKLRDELGRTDWHAVFVGGGDTFDAMVELSRRLGLAEQVQFTGRVPDADLVRYLSSADVCLSPDPRNPLNDVSTMNKVLEYMVMGRPIVSFDLREARVSAGDAALYAPANDEAEFAKLIALLLDDPEQRARMGEIGQERINGQLSWRNSQASLLAAYAAACREHTPVSTDGSARTVRRPRR; this comes from the coding sequence CTGATCCTGGTGGAGAACCTGTCCGTGCCGTTCGACCGGCGGGTGTGGCAGGAGTGCGCGACGCTGCGCGACGCGGGCTGGGAGGTCCACGTCATCTGTCCCCGGGGGGAGAAGCGGGACACGGAGTCGGAGGCGGTGATCGACGGGGTGCGGATCCACCGCTACCCGTTGCGCGCGGCCACCGGAGGCCCTGCCGGCTATCTGCGGGAGTACGGATCGGCGCTGTGGCACACGGTCCGCCTTGCCCGGAAGGTCGGCCCGGTCGACGTGGTCCACGCCTGCAATCCGCCCGACCTGCTGTTCCTGCCCGCGCTGTGGATGAAGCGGCGCGGCGCGCGGTTCGTCTTCGACCAGCACGACCTGGTGCCCGAGCTGTACCTCTCCCGGTTCGACCGCGGCAAGGACCAGCTCTACCGCGCGGTGTGCGCCCTTGAACGGCTGACCTACAAGGCATCGGACGTCGTGCTCGCCACGAACGAGAGCTACCGGGACGTCGCGGTGCGCCGTGGCGGCCGCCGCCCCGAGGACGTCTTCGTGGTGCGCAGCGCGCCCGACACCGACCGGTTCCAACCGGTGCCGCCCGAGCAGGAGTTGAAGCGCGGCAAGCCCCATCTGCTGTGCTACCTCGGGGTCATGGGCCCGCAGGACGGCGTCGACTACGCCTTGCGGGCCCTCGCGAAGCTGCGTGACGAGCTCGGACGTACCGACTGGCACGCGGTGTTCGTCGGCGGCGGCGACACCTTCGACGCGATGGTGGAGCTGTCCCGGCGGCTCGGCCTGGCGGAGCAGGTGCAGTTCACCGGGCGCGTTCCGGACGCCGACCTGGTGCGCTATCTGTCCTCCGCTGACGTGTGCCTCTCCCCCGACCCGCGCAATCCGCTCAACGACGTGTCGACCATGAACAAGGTCCTTGAGTACATGGTGATGGGCCGGCCGATCGTCTCGTTCGACCTCCGGGAGGCGAGAGTCTCCGCCGGTGACGCCGCCCTCTACGCGCCCGCCAACGACGAGGCCGAGTTCGCCAAGCTCATCGCGCTGCTCCTGGACGATCCGGAGCAGCGGGCCCGGATGGGCGAGATCGGCCAGGAGCGGATCAACGGGCAGCTTTCCTGGCGGAACTCGCAGGCGTCGCTGCTCGCCGCCTACGCCGCGGCCTGCCGCGAGCACACTCCGGTGTCCACGGATGGCTCGGCCCGGACAGTGCGGAGGCCACGCCGTTGA
- a CDS encoding Wzz/FepE/Etk N-terminal domain-containing protein, which produces MSDDTIRLVTIGRIFRRRRRLLAVVAVLGALVGYGASLVFPPSYTTSASVLLPGQWEERELLTQAEIATSSEVVDRAAATLSWSGVSGTELRDQVSAEAADGNIIKISGTAETPGRAQRLSDQVAKEFVTFAARLAGDTTDPEEATGPEALREKVVQTNRRITDLANAADPGQTVESVQVRTELEKLRTALAEAMKKLDQADPATDKASMVVMGSAARPTGEAPPTRTQLIVAGALLFFLLTVIGHLAAARTNRRLRTEPEIAAALGSTLIGTVDVLDERPAHGPKDRGTRARIRRLLGVDTRWDVPAPQASGDEAGRRIRYRRVCARLRNQLPSPRRLLVVVPESDEIARRAAGQLATEAASDPLLRVAEVSAERPMVPDRDTESGALVVLSAGSWTAAELTGIAEACADAGHEIAGIVVAGTVLARPTRTAGRPAQHAAPALAGGDDARGGSA; this is translated from the coding sequence TTGAGCGATGACACGATACGTCTGGTCACGATCGGGCGGATCTTCCGTCGGCGCCGGCGGCTTCTCGCCGTCGTCGCCGTGCTGGGCGCGCTCGTCGGCTACGGCGCCTCTTTGGTGTTCCCGCCGAGTTACACGACGTCGGCTTCGGTGCTCCTGCCGGGACAGTGGGAGGAGCGCGAGCTGCTGACCCAGGCGGAGATCGCGACCAGTTCGGAGGTGGTCGACCGCGCGGCCGCCACGCTCAGCTGGTCCGGCGTCAGCGGCACCGAACTGCGGGATCAGGTGAGCGCCGAGGCCGCCGACGGGAACATCATCAAGATCTCGGGTACGGCCGAGACGCCGGGCCGCGCGCAGCGGCTCTCCGACCAAGTCGCCAAGGAATTCGTCACCTTCGCCGCACGGCTCGCAGGCGACACCACCGACCCCGAAGAGGCGACGGGGCCCGAGGCGCTGCGGGAGAAGGTGGTGCAGACCAACCGCCGCATCACCGACCTCGCCAATGCGGCCGATCCGGGGCAGACCGTGGAGAGCGTGCAGGTCCGCACCGAGCTCGAGAAGTTGCGCACCGCGCTGGCGGAGGCCATGAAGAAGCTGGACCAGGCCGACCCGGCGACCGACAAGGCCAGCATGGTCGTCATGGGGTCGGCCGCCCGGCCGACCGGCGAGGCACCGCCGACCAGGACGCAGCTCATCGTGGCAGGGGCACTGCTGTTCTTCCTGCTCACGGTCATCGGCCATCTCGCCGCGGCACGGACGAATCGCCGGCTGCGCACCGAACCGGAGATCGCCGCGGCCCTGGGCTCCACGCTCATCGGCACCGTCGACGTACTTGATGAACGGCCCGCTCACGGGCCAAAGGACCGTGGCACGCGCGCCCGGATCCGCCGGCTCCTCGGCGTCGACACGCGGTGGGACGTTCCGGCCCCGCAGGCGTCCGGCGACGAGGCCGGCAGGCGGATCCGCTACCGGCGGGTGTGCGCTCGCCTCAGGAATCAACTGCCGTCCCCCCGGCGGCTGCTGGTCGTCGTACCGGAGAGCGACGAGATCGCCCGCCGGGCCGCCGGGCAGCTGGCCACCGAGGCCGCGAGCGACCCGCTGCTGCGGGTGGCGGAAGTCTCGGCGGAGCGGCCGATGGTGCCCGACCGCGACACCGAGTCCGGTGCCCTGGTCGTGCTCAGCGCGGGCAGCTGGACCGCGGCGGAGCTCACCGGCATCGCGGAGGCTTGTGCGGACGCGGGGCACGAGATCGCCGGCATCGTCGTCGCCGGAACGGTCCTGGCCCGCCCGACGCGCACCGCCGGCCGTCCCGCGCAACACGCCGCACCGGCGCTCGCGGGCGGCGACGACGCGAGGGGAGGTTCAGCGTGA
- a CDS encoding Wzz/FepE/Etk N-terminal domain-containing protein: protein MTTSETSESSTTTPLFDLQALVAAVRRRRRLWCSLALLGLLVGAAVAVLLPPPPSAVTKVLVTHEEDQPNDTGTLIRTDVELLGTTRIAGKALQSLKSPEKPEDFMRDYRGTGLTNNLLQIDVTGDSDADAVARAKALADAFVDDHVRRMRETAKAKSKALIDQRDRMRDELAEVNKEIGDRSPESDPKSSASVESLFARRAELNSRIADFDQRAAEARTGTPQIVAGTQIVDAPRAVRHSLPKAAVTNAAIGLLLGLVLGLAVAAVGAVVAGRPVLRREIAAHLGASVIAELRPVPRWRAGPWRRRRSRAARERLTTTLARTVRGCAEPVSLLELGCARGTSVIALDVARALAAEGPVVIVDGLPGPQLADSRRKPGDPAVVSGERAAAVERRERRLGVGSVAPGTAWTDLQYLGGQTVLVVRAGHGSAGWLHTVARQLADQRIPVIGVVLIDPDPRDRTDGTLWDGLHIALRGHSERFARQNEMGQLRTERPSRAVRVPDTDQEAR, encoded by the coding sequence GTGACGACGAGCGAGACTTCGGAGTCGTCGACGACCACTCCGCTCTTCGACCTGCAGGCGCTGGTGGCTGCGGTGCGCAGGCGCAGGCGCCTCTGGTGCTCCCTGGCGCTCCTCGGGCTGCTGGTCGGCGCGGCGGTGGCGGTCCTGCTGCCGCCGCCACCGTCCGCCGTGACCAAGGTGCTTGTCACGCACGAGGAGGACCAGCCGAACGACACCGGGACGCTGATCCGCACCGACGTCGAACTCCTCGGGACGACGCGGATCGCCGGCAAGGCCCTGCAGTCCCTCAAGTCCCCGGAGAAACCGGAGGACTTCATGCGGGACTACCGCGGCACCGGCCTGACCAACAACCTGCTGCAGATCGATGTGACGGGTGACAGCGACGCGGATGCGGTGGCCCGGGCCAAGGCCCTGGCCGACGCGTTCGTCGATGACCATGTGAGGCGGATGCGGGAGACCGCGAAAGCCAAGTCCAAGGCCCTGATCGACCAGCGTGACCGCATGCGGGACGAACTCGCCGAGGTCAACAAGGAGATCGGGGACCGATCGCCGGAGAGCGACCCGAAGTCGTCGGCGAGCGTCGAGTCGCTCTTCGCACGCCGGGCCGAGCTCAACTCGCGGATCGCCGATTTCGACCAGCGCGCGGCGGAGGCGCGCACCGGCACGCCCCAGATCGTCGCCGGCACGCAGATCGTGGACGCGCCTCGCGCGGTGCGGCACTCCCTGCCCAAGGCCGCTGTGACCAACGCCGCGATCGGGCTGCTCCTCGGGCTCGTCCTCGGACTCGCGGTGGCCGCGGTCGGCGCCGTGGTGGCGGGCCGACCCGTGCTGCGCCGGGAGATCGCGGCGCACCTGGGCGCCTCGGTCATCGCGGAGCTGCGCCCTGTGCCCCGTTGGCGGGCCGGGCCGTGGCGGCGGCGACGGAGCCGGGCGGCACGCGAACGGCTCACCACGACCCTGGCCCGCACCGTGCGCGGCTGCGCGGAACCGGTGTCGCTGCTCGAACTGGGCTGTGCGCGCGGCACGAGCGTGATCGCCCTGGACGTCGCCAGGGCGCTGGCGGCGGAAGGGCCGGTGGTCATCGTCGACGGTCTGCCAGGACCGCAGCTCGCCGACAGCCGCCGGAAGCCGGGCGACCCGGCCGTGGTCAGCGGCGAGCGTGCCGCGGCCGTGGAGCGCCGGGAGCGCCGGCTCGGCGTCGGCTCGGTCGCGCCCGGCACGGCGTGGACCGACCTCCAGTACCTCGGAGGACAGACCGTGCTCGTCGTGCGTGCCGGGCACGGCAGCGCCGGCTGGCTGCACACCGTGGCGCGGCAGCTCGCGGACCAGCGCATTCCGGTGATCGGTGTGGTGCTGATCGACCCCGATCCGCGTGACCGGACCGACGGCACGCTGTGGGACGGGCTGCACATCGCGCTGCGGGGTCACAGCGAGCGCTTCGCCCGGCAGAACGAGATGGGCCAGCTGCGGACGGAACGGCCGTCACGGGCCGTACGAGTCCCGGACACCGACCAGGAGGCGCGCTAA